AGGAAATAGCAAGAATATCTGGTAATGCTTTTGTTGCTAGAAAAAGTATTTTTCACGCATTAAATCACAAAGCAGCAGGACGAAAAATCGCCAAAGAGCTTGGAAATGATTATGAAAAGATGAATTTCGTTATTGCGCATCTTGGTGGCGGAATTTCCGTTGCTGCTCATCGACAAGGAAGAGTAGTGGATGTGAATAATGCTTTAGATGGGGATGGGCCTTTTAGTCCGGAACGATCGGGTTCACTTCCGATGAATGATTTTTTAGAAGCTTGTTTTAGTGGGAAATGGACGAAACGTGAACTGCATGAACTTATTGTCGGTCGAGGTGGGATGATTTCTTACTTAGGAACTAACAGTATGCTAGAAGTTGAAGCGAAAGTACAAGCGGGTGACGTGAAAGCGATGGAAGCTTTTGATGCCATGGCTTACCAAGTTAGCAAAGAAATTGGTGCATGCTCTGTTGTCTTACAAGGGAAAATTGACGCTATTATTTTAACTGGCGGGCTTGCGAGAAGTGAACTTTTTACAAGCAAAATTATTGAGCAAACAAACTGGATAACCAGCGTAATTATAGAACCTGGAGAAGATGAGTTAGAAGCATTAAATAGCGGTGTACAACGTGTGCTCGCTGGTCTTGAGAAAGAGAAAGAGTACTAAAAGGAGGAGATAATGTGGCAACAGAATATGATGTCGTTATTCTTGGTGGAGGAACTGGCGGTTACGTCGCAGCCATTCAAGCAGCTAAGAATGGCCAAAAAGTAGCCGTCGTTGAAAAAGGGAAAGTTGGTGGAACGTGTCTTCACCGTGGATGTATTCCAACGAAAGCGTTATTACGTTCAGCAGAAGTTCTGCAAACAGTAAAAAAAGCAAGTGAATTTGGTATTTCTGTAGAAGGAACTGCTGGAATCAATTTTTTACAAGCACAAGAAAGAAAACAACAAATAGTCGATCAATTAGAAAAAGGAATCCATCAATTATTTAAACAAGGTAAAATTGACTTGTTTGTAGGGACGGGAACCATTTTAGGACCATCTATTTTTTCACCAACAGCTGGAACGGTTTCAGTCGAATTTGAAGATGGCTCTGA
The sequence above is drawn from the Listeria monocytogenes genome and encodes:
- the buk gene encoding butyrate kinase encodes the protein MSFDVLTINPGSTSTKLAVYQGDKVLFEETVRHTMQELADFNNVQEQFDFRWQVLRRVMDAHGYDVKNLQAVVGRGGLLRPVAGGTYMVTEKMIDDLKENKYGEHASNLGAMLAKKLADELTIPSFIVDPVVVDEMQEIARISGNAFVARKSIFHALNHKAAGRKIAKELGNDYEKMNFVIAHLGGGISVAAHRQGRVVDVNNALDGDGPFSPERSGSLPMNDFLEACFSGKWTKRELHELIVGRGGMISYLGTNSMLEVEAKVQAGDVKAMEAFDAMAYQVSKEIGACSVVLQGKIDAIILTGGLARSELFTSKIIEQTNWITSVIIEPGEDELEALNSGVQRVLAGLEKEKEY